GCGGGGAAAAAGGTCCAGTGATCGGAGTCGATCGATGGGAGACGTCTTACTCAACAACTCACAGTTATGAACGCGGCAATGAGAGGAGGTGTGCGATGAGCAAGGAAAGAGGTTCACAGCAAGCAACGTCGACCATGTCGGTAGGCACGCCAATGAGCAGTCCAATTGGTGAGAAGGCTGATCTTCCCAGGCAGACATTGGAGGGAGCTTTGACGCACGACCGCATTGCGCAGCTGGCCTACGACTTATATGAACAACGGGGCCGGCAAGAAGGCTTGGCCTTGGAGGACTGGCTGAATGCGGAGCTGCAACTGGTTGGCGTATTAGGTCAATCATGACAGATACCCGTGAGCATGAAACGTTCACTGCTATGACGACAAGGAGATGAGGCCATGAATACAATCTTACGCTGGGATCCGATGAGCAGAACTCGATGGAATCCTTTCAAGGATCGGGATGAACTGGAAAGCCGTTTGGCGACGCTGTTTACCGGTCGGGAGGCAACGAGCAACGGCGGGAAGGAAGCCCTGACGGTGACCCAATG
The nucleotide sequence above comes from Candidatus Nitrospira nitrificans. Encoded proteins:
- a CDS encoding DUF2934 domain-containing protein, translating into MSKERGSQQATSTMSVGTPMSSPIGEKADLPRQTLEGALTHDRIAQLAYDLYEQRGRQEGLALEDWLNAELQLVGVLGQS